In the Profundibacter amoris genome, GTACAGGCTGGCCAGCAACAGGCCGGGGAATACGGCAGCGACAAACAGGTTGCCGACCGAACGGCCCAGCAGGTCGGCCATGATCACCAGCATGATGGACGGCGGGATCAGGATGCCCAATGTGCCCGACGCGGCAATCGTGCCGGTGGACAGGCGCGCGTCATAGCCCTGTTCAATCATCACCGGCAGTGCCAGAAGAGACATCATCACAACCGACGCGCCAATGATCCCTGTCGTGGCCGCCAGAATGGTCCCCATCAGGGTGACTGCAAGCGCCAACCCGCCGGGGATGCGGCGCAGCAAGACTTGCAGGCAATTCAGCAAATCGCGGGCGATGCCGGATCGTTCCAGCATCGTGCCCATCAGGATGAACATCGGAACCGCCGTTAACAGCAGGTTCTCGGACACGGCCCCGTAGATGCGCGACGGAATCGCGCCGAATTGCGGCCAGTCAAACAGCCACGGGTCAATCCAGATCGCCAGCATGGCAAAGGCCAGCCCGACACCGCCCAAAACAAATGCCACCGGAAAGCCGGAAAACAAAAACAATCCCAATGCGCCGAACATGGCCAGCGGCAGAATTTCCTCGAGGCCCATGTTATATCTCCTCGCCCAGCATTTCGGCGGCCTGATCCGGCGGAAGTTGCCCGCGCAGACCGGCAACGGCTTTGATCAATTGCGAAAGACCGGCAATACCGATCAGGGCGAACATGATGGGCAAGGTCACCTTCAACGCCCAGCTATAGGGCAGGCCGACGGTGGATTTTGAAACCTCGTGCTCCAGAAACGAAGCATAGGTATAGGCAGCGGAATAAAATCCCGCGATGGCCACAAAGGGCAGCAGGAACAGCACAAGACCAAGGATTTCGACCCAGTATTTTCCCCGTATGGAAAACCGGTCGCGCAGCAAGTCAATGCGCACATGGGTGCCTTTGATCAGGGCAT is a window encoding:
- a CDS encoding TRAP transporter small permease subunit encodes the protein MQALLKLSAAFDGFLTLIASIFKWAGLLLVITVCYDVGTRYFGVPKPFGLNSTMVQESEYWLHSYFFTMMLGYALIKGTHVRIDLLRDRFSIRGKYWVEILGLVLFLLPFVAIAGFYSAAYTYASFLEHEVSKSTVGLPYSWALKVTLPIMFALIGIAGLSQLIKAVAGLRGQLPPDQAAEMLGEEI